In Pseudomonas saponiphila, the genomic stretch AGACTCTGGCCGGTGCCGCTTTCCATGATGGCCCTGGGGGCCAGGCTGCTGGGTGTCAAAGGCATGTTCGAGCAACTGTTCCAGTCCTTGACCATCGACTCGAGCAAAGCCAGGAAACTGCTGCACTGGCAGCCGCCGGTGACGCCGCAGCAGGCCTTGCCCAAGGCCGGCGCGGATTACCTGGACGCCTCGCGGAAACAGGTTTGAAGGCTGACATCGGGCAACCATGACGCAGCGTCCGGAACGGCTTGCTCAAGCGATGCCCGAGCAACACCTGAGTTTGCGCTTGCCTGCCTCGGGAGGCCGTTTCAGGCAGGCGGCTCTCTGGTGGCAGGCTGATCAATGATGGCTCATGGCGGGTAGGCCCAGTATTGCGCTCAAGGGCCCGGGTAGTTGCAGCTCGAAACAGCGTGCCGTCGATGGCAATGCAAGCCACTCGGCCAATGGCAGTAGCTGGGTCGCAGTGCCACCCGGCGTCAATCCTGTAGTGGCGAGCGCTCCTTGGCCTGGTACTCGATCATCCATCCCGGGTATTCGATCTCGGGGGCGCTGATGGCGTCCAGTCTGGCGATATCCTCGGGACTCAGGCGCACTTGCGTGGCGTGCAGGTTGTCCTCTAGCTGATCAAGGCTCTTGGCGCCGATGATCACGCTCATCACAGCGTTGCGCTGCAGCAGCCAGGCCAGGGCGATAGCGGCGATGGAGTCGTTGTGGGCCTTGGCGATGGGCGCCATGGCCTCGACCAGGTCAAAGACCCGTTCCCCGTCTGCGGGCGGAAAGTCGAAGGTCGAGCGCCGCGCACCTTCGGGGAGATGGCCGTTGCGGGTGAATTTGCCAGACAGCAGGCCGCCGGCCAGGGGACTCCAGATCATGATGCCCAGACCCTGATCTTCACAGAGCGGGACTATTTCGCGCTCCAGGTCGCGGCTGGCCAGGTTGTAGTAGGCCTGTACCGTTTCGAAGCGGGCAAAGCCTCGTCGCTCGCTGATGCCCAGGGCTTTCATGATCTGCCATGCGGCCAGGTTCGAGCAGCCAAGGGTGCGGATCATGCCCCGCGACACGCAGTCGTCGAGGGCGCGCAGTGTCACTTCAATGGGCGTTTGGGAGTCGAAGCCGTGGATCTGGTACAGGTCGATGTGTTCCGTACCCAGGCGCTTCAGGCTCAGGCCCACCTGATCCATGATATGGCCCCGTGAGAGCCCCGCCGAGTTGGGGCCCGGGCCGGTCCTGCCGAATACCTTGGTGGCGATGATCACGTCTTCGCGGCGTACATCGACTTCGCGCAAGGCCTGCCCCAGCAGGACCTCGGACTGTCCTTCGGAATAGACGTCGGCGCTGTCGAAGAAGTTGACGCCGGCCTCGAGGGCGCGGGCCACCAGCGCGGTCGCGCCGCGCTGGTCAACCGTGCCCACGGTGCGCCAGAAGCCCTGGCCGCCGCTGAAGGTCATGGTGCCCAGACACAGCTCGGAAACGAACTGTCCGGTCTTGCCCAAGGGTCTATAGCGCATGGTTTGTATCCTTCCTGTCTGGATATGGGGCCGCTCCGGTTATTGCATTCGGCACCTGAACTCCGGAAGCAGCATGTGCGTCAGGCAGGTGGAATTCTGGAAAACCTCGGTCAGACTGTGAATGCAGCCACGTCCTATTTTCTGTCGAGATCATCCGGAGTTGCCTATGGATCCCTTATCCGATGTGCTGTCTCAACTCGATAGCCACAGTTCGGTTTTCGCCGGACTGCAGGCCGGG encodes the following:
- a CDS encoding aldo/keto reductase, with protein sequence MRYRPLGKTGQFVSELCLGTMTFSGGQGFWRTVGTVDQRGATALVARALEAGVNFFDSADVYSEGQSEVLLGQALREVDVRREDVIIATKVFGRTGPGPNSAGLSRGHIMDQVGLSLKRLGTEHIDLYQIHGFDSQTPIEVTLRALDDCVSRGMIRTLGCSNLAAWQIMKALGISERRGFARFETVQAYYNLASRDLEREIVPLCEDQGLGIMIWSPLAGGLLSGKFTRNGHLPEGARRSTFDFPPADGERVFDLVEAMAPIAKAHNDSIAAIALAWLLQRNAVMSVIIGAKSLDQLEDNLHATQVRLSPEDIARLDAISAPEIEYPGWMIEYQAKERSPLQD